TAGCTTTTCTTCAATCACTTGAATAGTATaccattattatatatatataacatctaAACGTTTACTTCTGCATATGCTGAATTAATCAAACTGTTTGGTTTTGATTCCCATAGATGTAACAAGTGATACAAATTAGAGTTGTATCCCTTTGTCCAGTGAAACGTGTATCGAAATTGTTCTCCCTTATGTTTACTGTCAAACAGATCACACGATAAACAATCTAGAACGGACAGCTTATGCTTATTTGATACCCAGTAGATCCTGGACTTCATGTTTCGGATATTTCGAATACGCAAAAGCCGAAATCATATTCTCTCGTTTTTCTAATCAACTAAGAAGAGCTGTCAatctttgtaaaattatatgttttttcaaaatatttattaaataatatcaaCGAAATTTAAGGCAAAATGtaactacaaaaataaatagactAGTGTCTTCATAATGGTGTTCTGAAGTCCATGTGAAGTAGTCtttacaataacaaataaaGGATAAGATAAAATAATACCTGTGTAATAGTATACGAAATAAAACGATACAGAGAAATTTTGCATGAAAATAACATAGCAAAAAATACATATAGGGCTGTATGTTCGGTATTATTATAGAAATGCGAccagaaaatatttattcagtTTGTAATGTATGAGTATTGGCATGTtgtaagaaattattataaaacgCATTTTTCCTTCAATAATTCGCACACGTATTGTGTCCCGATGTATCTTGtaaagtttaacaaaaaaatgacattattaaaaattaaattttgatagatAGAGGCTCGTAATGGAACTTGAAGTCAACCAGAGAAACTCATTCAGAGAGTTTAATTTTGGATACAATTATTGACcaataaattatacatgtatttgacaaACAACCCGTCTAACTTAGCTATAAGTCTTAGTGTAACGTCCAACAGCCGTGCAGACTTGGTATACGTATTTATAGCGCGAACGTCGAAGAGAGCACCTggattgaacttttttttctgaattgacCAATTACGCGTTAGTTCTCTTCTAATGTTTCTagcaaaatgattttttaggCGGAATTTTATTTCGTCTGCTNNNNNNNNNNNNNNNNNNNNNNNNNNNNNNNNNNNNNNNNNNNNNNNNNNNNNNNNNNNNNNNNNNNNNNNNNNNNNNNNNNNNNNNNNNNNNNNNNNNNGTATGACGATGACAATTTCATCAGCCAAtccaataaaaatgttaatgcgCACACATGTACTTACTATTCTGAAGACTTCTTTTAGccagaaaagtttataataagtCTGAAAAccactttttatcatataaaaagcTTATAAGTGCAAGATATATGCTTACATGGACTTCctacattgaaattttgtggGGACTACTTGGACCCGTAccgaaattatattaatttaaatagaaatttcatgattttgttaaCTAGCAGCAAGACAAGACTCTAAAGTGGACAAATATATTACtacatacatgataaaaaaattctttacaatTCTGACTGAAAAAGAGCctctaaatttttgataaaagtacCCTGTAATATCAgcttttctaaaagaaatattcaaattaatgaattatacaagatatttaaactctaacttaaaaaaaaggttatattttggCCAGTTGGTGGTTCTCTTTCTTTGGTCTAGACTACTGGTGTAAATAATACATCAAAAGAAGACAAGACAAAACAAGCGAAGAAAGAAAAGAACAGAAGTACAGatagaaacatttatatgttgatctttttttatataatgtactaTTTAATATTCTACACACaaggacatacatgtaccatgataaacaaacacccccccttttttttgtgatgagacttgtgtgtatatatatatcataaaatttattttttgtctatgtatTGCTTTGCATATAGATGGATTCAACaagaagaaataaaagagagagagagagatgggGAAAAGAGGGGTTCGGCtatgtttctaattttcatgtacaacaatttatagattctttttgaaaatattggtggccctgaaaagggccgttatgttttggtgaaaaaatcacACTTCTAAGCACGTTCTCCACGGATTCTTCGGGCCAATTGATATCCTTTGGCATGATGGTTACTCTCTTGGCGTGGATTGCGCACAAGTTGGTATCCTCGAAGAGACCGACCAAGTAGGCTTCGCTGGCTTCCTGTAGGGCCATGACGGCTGAACTCTGGAATCGGAGATCAGTTTTGAAGTCCTGGGCGATTTCACGGACTAATCTCTGGAAGGGGAGTTTCCTGATGAGGAGCTCTGTGCTCTTCTGGTATCTCCTGATTTCTCGGAGAGCGACTGTTCCTGGCCTGTATCTATGTGGTTTCTTGACTCCACCGGTTGCAGGTGCGCTCTTACGGGCGGCCTTGGTGGCAAGTTGTTTTCTTGGAGCTTTACCTCCGGTGGATTTACGTGCAGTTTGCTTTGTTCGTGCCATGATTATTAGCTCTGTGGACGATTTGCTACAGAAAGAATACTTGAAAATTTCGGTGAATGTGTTTTTGTGCTTGCCGGGAGGATTGAAATCACGGTGACGATTGGATCACCACTTACATAAAGCTGGCGTTGATTGGTCCGCATATCTTAAATCTGATTGGACTGATTTGTAAGGGACTTTGACAGTTTTCAATccattttttactgaaaaactGCTCAACCCAAGCTGACAGTAAAAATGCCCccttttttcattcataattaCAGTTTCTGATCATCCCTCATAGCTCAACAATAGTAAATTAGTGTCACGGTTTCAATATGATaaatctgaagaagaaaaataataataatgaaaaaaggtcaaaatacatGCAGAAACATTAAGGAAaggaacgaaaaataaaaacaggaaaaaataaaaataaaatgcagttataacacaaacaaagcgaaataaaaataaaaaaacagaaaacaaatggaATTACACATTCCCGACATGACATTGTGCGGATCGGCTGAGTTtctttattgttgtattatgtcatatttatgtatatttaatataaaaaaagaagatgtggtatgattttcatttGGGCTGGGCACATTGTCACATTGTCTGATTGTCGGTGTGCTTACATCAATTCCACATCTTTAATACacaaacaataactaaataaaGACAGAAAGACAGAGAGAGAGAtgctgaaaaaaatggaaaaaggaaaagaatggaaagtacatatcatatataaaagtgtTGACGAAAGagataatgttaacaaaaactataaataattataataataaaaaaaaaccacacacctTCTCAGATGAATCTAAGCATGCTCGCATCAATAACCAAGAGAGAGAAAGAAGAGAGCAGactagtattaaatataaatactatcagtggttttttttccccCCGACAAACATTATATGATTTAACTGAGCTACTTGTGGGTTCAAAGAGTCAGAAAGTACGACAATAAATGTTCTGATGAAGAAGACTGAAAAAGTTACTAGACTTAGTGTTATGCTATAAGAACTGTACTTAAATGGGATGCGTTAGAGAGAGAAGAAAAGAAGAATCACGGAAGaaggacatttatattttagacattttttatttgttatgtagtagaatatattttttcaattatgtatggggaataaagtattactaagatgtacaacaattttagactctttttgaaaaatattggtggccctgaaaagggccgttgttaAGTGAGTAATCCGATATATCCACTTTTTACTTGCAGCTTCTGGGTCTTCTTTGCAGAAGTACAGCCTGGATGTTTGGTAAAACACCTCCCTGGGCAATGGTGACACCAGACAAGAGTTTGTTCAACTCTCGTCGTTTCTGATGGCCAACTGGAGATGACGGGGAATGATTCTGCTCTTCTTGTTTGTCACGAGCGGCGTTCCTGCCAACTCCAATACTTCAGCTGCTAAGTATTCTAAGACAGCTGCGAGGTACACTGGTGCACCGGCACCAACTCTCTCGGCATAGTTTCCTTCCTCAAAAGTCTGTGGATACGACCGACTGGGAACTGAAGTCCGGCACGGGATGACCTAGACTTTGCCTTTGCTTTTGCTTTTCCTCCTTTTCCTCGTCCTGACATTTTGTACTATTTGGTTGATCGACACTGAGTAAAGTGATacaattttcttcaaaatttagctTATATACCCACTAAACGGATTGaacgatgtttttattatacaccAATCAGAACGAAGCTCTCTGCGAGCAGTTAGGCTACCGAACATTCAACATGTTATGGGTGCTCTCTCCGAGGTTCGCgtttaataaaatctttcaatccgttttgcccagtatataaacaaattgaaaataatttttcaccatTACTTATTTGATTATCAAACCAGTAACATGCCACCCAAAGTAGGAACTAAAGGAGCCAAGAAGGCCGTCACCAAGGCAAAGACTGCCAGACCCGGCGGTGATAAGAAAAGGAGGAGGAAGAGACGTGAATCCTATGCTATCTACATCTACAAAGTCTTGAGACAAGTTCACCCCGACACCGGAGTGTCCTCAAAGGCAATGTCCATCATGAACAGCTTCGTCAACGATATCTTCGAGAGAATCGCAGCAGAGGCTTCCCGATTGGCACACTACAACAAAAGATCTACCATCACATCCCGGGAGATCCAGACCGCTGTCCGTCTTCTCTTACCCGGAGAATTGGCCAAGCACGCTGTCAGTGAAGGTACCAAAGCCGTCACTAAATACACCAGCAGCAAGTAAACAGTCTGAAGTTTATAACTTCacaaacggcccttttcagggccaccaacatttttcaaaaagaatttacATTTGTTGTACATCAATGTCAAACTTCTAAACAAAGCTATAAATCCCAACCCCAGCTATAACCACTTTCAAACTATTTCAATAGTATATGGTTACTTTTCTCTTCTTTCTATCTGTATAACAAATATACGTGTATTTCACTCATTCTGTAGCATTTAATTTGTCTGTCAAAACTACAAAGCGTAAATACATAAATCATGAAGAACAAAACAGTGctttcattccaattaatagaGTTGATAAATTTACGATTTCTTTTGCttttcgagagaaaaaaaatattgcgagAATTATTTTACACGGAAACAAGAACATTACCTAATCTTAAACCACGCAAAAAAAACCTCTATAATTGAATATAACAGAATCTACagattttgtgtgtaaaagtccgtgcattttgttttgaaattttctctcTTCATGTAGGCAAATGCACGGACTTGATCTTTGAACGTATTCATAAACcttcagaaatataaattctcaaataaatacaagagtAAGAGTAAGGaagttaattaaaaagaaagccagatatttaaaaaaaaaaagggggggggggggggtataacGAGAGAGAGAAAATAGTTGCGGATCAGGATCagggaaaacaagaaaaacggtTGAAAAATTCATGAACATTAGAGAAAAGAATAGAAGTGGGAGCAAGCTTTGATttcaagattttgtttaaaacgaTGTACAACAAATctaagattctttttgaaaaatgttggtggccctgaaaagggccgttgttgATATTAGCTGGGTGGCTGTTTAACCTCCGAATCCGTACAAGGTACGTCCTTGACGTTTCAAAGCGTAGACAACATCCATGGCAGTGACAGTCTTCCTCTTGGCGTGCTCTGTGTATGTGACAGCATCACGGATGACATTTTCCAAGAAAACTTTAAGGACACCACGGGTTTCCTCATAGATGAGTCCAGATATACGTTTTACTCCACCTCTTCTTGCTAAACGACGGATGGCTGGCTTGGTGATACCTTGGATGTTATCACGCAACACCTTCCTGTGACGCTTGGCGCCTCCTTTTCCTAGACCTTTACCTCCTTTTCCTCTACCTGACATGTTTAactatttgtggtgattagttAAATAATACTTTCCGTCTAACAGCGACTCTTTATATATCACCAACGCGGCCGTAAAAGAAGTATCACACATTTTCAGTTAACTGTTGTCTGATTGGCTTACGTTGTTTTATTCCGGGAGGTAACTCTGTACTGCCTTAAACTGTGTACACTTTCAATCCACTTTTTCATTCTaggtctgaaaaatataataattcatatcagacagtaaatttttaagaaaaaactattatttcaaTCGGAATAAAAATGACTGAAGGAGACAAAAAAAGTtccaaaatgttgaaaagttttcattttaagatagaatagtatgataaataaatgataaatgaaaatcactttagacagtcaaaattataaagataattatttgcTTTCTCTGAACAGACATTTTCATTCAATGACAATACACATTTCAACTTAATGGAATGGAATTTAGTTGGGGAAAAAATAAACCTCACAGACATATCTAGGAATACTGGTTATCTATTTGTCTATTTGATGTATCCAGAAATTGGATACATCACAGGATTTTACATGCTTGCAGTTTTCTACCTGTCTTTCATAACTCAACATCATCTGTCAAAGCTGTGCTTGCCATCCATCAACGATCTGCTGCAGGTACTTCAGATCATAAATGGGagaatgtatgaataaaactgTTACTGTTATTactattaaagatttttttttctaggtatTACAGTGAAGAAAAGAGATGCCCCTGACTGCGGGTAAAACTTCTTATGTGTGCATCttcctttcaattttatttttaaacgccATTCTATATTTATCCACAGTATGACGATGACAATTTCATCAGCCAAtccaataaaaatgttaatgcgCACACATGTACTTACTATTCTGAAGACTTCTTTTAGccagaaaagtttataataagtCTGAAAAccactttttatcatataaaaaagcttATAAGTGCAAGATATATGCTTACATGGACTTCctacattgaaattttgtggGGACTACTTGGACCCGTAccgaaattatattaatttaaatagaaatttcatgattttgttaaCTAGCAGCAAGACAAGACTCTAAAGTggacaaaatatattactacatacatgataaaaaaattctttacaatTCTGACTGAAAAAGAGctctaaatttttgataaaagtacCCTGTAATATCAgcttttctaaaagaaatattcaaattaatgaattatacaagatatttaaactctaacttaaaaaaaaaggttatattttggCCAGTTGGTGGTTCTCTTTCTTTGGTCTAGACTACTGGTGTAAATAATACATCAAAAGAAGACAAGACAAAACAAgcgaagaaaagaaaagaacagaagtacagatagaaacatttatatgttgatctttttttatataatgtactaTTTAATATTCTACACACaaggacatacatgtaccatgataaacaaacaccccccttttttttgtgatgagacttgtgtgtatatatatatcataaaatttattttttgtctatgtatTGCTTTGCATATAGATGGATTCAACaagaagaaataaaagagagagagagagatgggGAAAAGAGGGGTTCGGCtatgtttctaattttcatgtacaacaatttatagattctttttgaaaaatattggtggccctgaaaagggccgttatgttttggtgaaaaaatcacACTTCTTAAGCACGTTCTCCACGGATTCTTCGGGCCAATTGGATATCCTTTGGCATGATGGTTACTCTCTTGGCGTGGATTGCGCACAAGTTGGTATCCTCGAAGAGACCGACCAAGTAGGCTTCGCTGGCTTCCTGTAGGGCCATGACGGCTGAACTCTGGAATCGGAGATCAGTTTTGAAGTCCTGGGCGATTTCACGGACTAATCTCTGGAAGGGGAGTTTCCTGATGAGGAGCTCTGTGCTCTTCTGGTATCTCCTGATTTCTCGGAGAGCGACTGTTCCTGGCCTGTATCTATGTGGTTTCTTGACTCCACCGGTTGCAGGTGCGCTCTTACGGGCGGCCTTGGTGGCAAGTTGTTTTCTTGGAGCTTTACCTCCGGTGGATTTACGTGCAGTTTGCTTTGTTCGTGCCATGATTATTAGCTCTGTGGACGATTTGCTACAGAAAGAATACTTGAAAATTTCGGTGAATGTGTTTTTGTGCTTGCCGGGAGGATTGAAATCACGGTGACGATTGGATCACCACTTACATAAAGCTGGCGTTGATTGGTCCGCATATCTTAAATCTGATTGGACTGATTTGTAAGGGACTTTGACAGTTTTCAATccattttttactgaaaaactGCTCAACCCAAGCTGACAGTAAAAATGCCCccttttttcattcataattaCAGTTTCTGATCATCCCTCATAGCTCAACAATAGTAAATTAGTGTCACGGTTTCAATATGATaaatctgaagaagaaaaataataataatgaaaaaaggtcaaaatacatGCAGAAACATTAAGGAAaggaacgaaaaataaaaacaggaaaaaataaaaataaaatgcagttataacacaaacaaagcgaaataaaaataaaaaaacagaaacaaatggaATTACACATTCCCGACATGACATTGTGCGGATCGGCTGAGTTtctttattgttgtattatgtcatatttatgtatatttaatataaaaaaagaagatgtggtatgattttcatttGGGCTGGGCACATTTGTCACATTGTCTGATTGTCGGTGTGCTTACATCAATTCCACATCTTTAATACacaaacaataactaaataaaGACAGAAAGACAGAGAGAGAGAtgctgaaaaaaatggaaaaaggaaaagaatggaaagtacatatcatatataaaagtgtTGACGAAAGagataatgttaacaaaaactataaataattataataataaaaaaaaaccacacacctTCTCAGATGAATCTAAGCATGCTCGCATCAATAACCAAGAGAGAGAAAGAAGAGAGCAGactagtattaaatataaatactatcagtggttttttttccccCCGACAAACATTATATGATTTAACTGAGCTACTTGTGGGTTCAAAGAGTCAGAAAGTACGACAATAAATGTTCTGATGAAGAAGACTGAAAAAGTTACTAGACTTAGTGTTATGCTATAAGAACTGTACTTAAATGGGATGCGTTAGAGAGAGAAGAAAAGAAGAATCACGGAAGAagggacatttatattttagacattttttatttgttatgtagtagaatatatttttttcaattatgtatggggaataaagtattactaagatgtacaacaattttagactctttttgaaaaatattggtggccctgaaaagggccgttgttaAGTGAGTAATCCGATATATCCACTTTTTACTTGGCAGCTTTCTGGGTCTTCTTTGGCAGAAGTACAGCCTGGATGTTTGGTAAAACACCTCCCTGGGCAATGGTGACACCAGACAAGAGTTTGTTCAACTCTTCGTCGTTTCTGATGGCCAACTGGAGATGACGGGGAATGATTCTGCTCTTCTTGTTGTCACGAGCGGCGTTTCCTGCCAACTCCAATACTTCAGCTGCTAAGTATTCTAAGACAGCTGCGAGGTACACTGGTGCACCGGCACCAACTCTCTCGGCATAGTTTCCTTTCCTCAAAAGTCTGTGGATACGACCGACTGGGAACTGAAGTCCGGCACGGGATGACCTAGACTTTGCCTTTGCTTTTGCTTTTCCTCCTTTTCCTCGTCCTGACATTTTGTACTATTTGGTTGATCGACACTGAGTAAAGTGatacaatttttcttcaaaatttagctTATATACCCACTAAACGGATTGaacgatgtttttattatacaccAATCAGAACGAAGCTCTCTGCGAGCAGTTAGGCTACCGAACATTCAACATGTTATGGGTGCTCTCTCCGAGGTTCGCgtttaataaaatctttcaatccgttttgcccagtatataaacaaattgaaaataatttttcaccatTACTTATTTGATTATCAAACCAGTAACATGCCACCCAAAGTAGGAACTAAAGGAGCCAAGAAGGCCGTCACCAAGGCAAAGACTGCCAGACCCGGCGGTGATAAGAAAAGGAGGAGGAAGAGACGTGAATCCTATGCTATCTACATCTACAAAGTCTTGAGACAAGTTCACCCCGACACCGGAGTGTCCTCAAAGGCAATGTCCATCATGAACAGCTTCGTCAACGATATCTTCGAGAGAATCGCAGCAGAGGCTTCCCGATTGGCACACTACAACAAAAGATCTACCATCACATCCCGGGAGATCCAGACCGCTGTCCGTCTTCTCTTACCCGGAGAATTGGCCAAGCACGCTGTCAGTGAAGGTACCAAAGCCGTCACTAAATACACCAGCAGCAAGTAAACAGTCTGAAGTTTATAACTTCacaaacggcccttttcagggccaccaacatttttcaaaaagaatttacATTTGTTGTACATCAATGTCAAACTTCTAAACAAAGCTATAAATCCCAACCCCAGCTATAACCACTTTCAAACTATTTCAATAGTATATGGTTACTTTTCTCTTCTTTCTATCTGTATAACAAATATACGTGTATTTCACTCATTCTGTAGCATTTAATTTGTCTGTCAAAACTACAAAGCGTAAATACATAAATCATGAAGAACAAAACAGTGctttcattccaattaatagaGTTGATAAATTTACGATTTCTTTTGCttttcgagagaaaaaaaatattgcgagAATTATTTTACACGGAAACAAGAACATTACCTAATCTTAAACCACGCAAAAAAAACCTCTATAATTGAATATAACAGAATCTACagattttgtgtgtaaaagtccgtgcattttgttttgaaattttctctcTTCATGTAGGCAAATGCACGGACTTGATCTTTGAACGTATTCATAAACcttcagaaatataaattctcaaataaatacaagagtAAGAGTAAGGaagttaattaaaaagaaagccagatatttaaaaaaaaaaagggggggggggggggtataacGAGAGAGAGAAAATAGTTGCGGATCAGGATCagggaaaacaagaaaaacggtTGAAAAATTCATGAACATTAGAGAAAAGAATAGAAGTGGGAGCAAGCTTTGATttcaagattttgtttaaaacgaTGTACAACAAATctaagattctttttgaaaaatgttggtggccctgaaaagggccgttgttgATATTAGCTGGGTGGCTGTTTAACCTCCGAATCCGTACAAGGTACGTCCTTGACGTTTCAAAGCGTAGACAACATCCATGGCAGTGACAGTCTTCCTCTTGGCGTGCTCTGTGTATGTGACAGCATCACGGATGACATTTTCCAAGAAAACTTTAAGGACACCACGGGTTTCCTCATAGATGAGTCCAGATATACGTTTTACTCCACCTCTTCTTGCTAAACGACGGATGGCTGGCTTGGTGATACCTTGGATGTTATCACGCAACACCTTCCTGTGACGCTTGGCGCCTCCTTTTCCTAGACCTTTACCTCCTTTTCCTCTACCTGACATGTTTAactatttgtggtgattagttAAATAATACTTTCCGTCTAACAGCGACTCTTTATATATCACCAACGCGGCCGTAAAAGAAGTATCACACATTTTCAGTTAACTGTTGTCTGATTGGCTTACGTTGTTTTATTCCGGGAGGTAACTCTGTACTGCCTTAAACTGTGTACACTTTCAATCCACTTTTTCATTCTaggtctgaaaaatataataattcatatcagacagtaaatttttaagaaaaaactattatttcaaTCGGAATAAAAATGACTGAAGGAGACAAAAAAAGTtccaaaatgttgaaaagttttcattttaagatagaatagtatgataaataaatgataaatgaaaatcactttagacagtcaaaattataaagataattatttgcTTTCTCTGAACAGACATTTTCATTCAATGACAATACACATTTCAACTTAATGGAATGGAATTTAGTTGGGGAAAAAATAAACCTCACAGACATATCTAGGAATACTGGTTATCTATTTGTCTATTTGATGTATCCAGAAATTGGATACATCACAGGATTTTACATGCTTGCAGTTTTCTACCTGTCTTTCATAACTCAACATCATCTGTCAAAGCTGTGCTTGCCATCCATCAACGATCTGCTGCAGGTACTTCAGATCATAAATGGGagaatgtatgaataaaactgTTACTGTTATTactattaaagatttttttttctaggtatTACAGTGAAGAAAAGAGATGCCCCTGACTGCGGGTAAAACTTCTTATGTGTGCATCttcctttcaattttatttttaaacgccATTCTATATTTATCCACAGTATGACGATGACAATTTCATCAGCCAAtccaataaaaatgttaatgcgCACACATGTACTTACTATTCTGAAGACTTCTTTTAGccagaaaagtttataataagtCTGAAAAccactttttatcatataaaaaagcttATAAGTGCAAGATATATGCTTACATGGACTTCctacattgaaattttgtggGGACTACTTGGACCCGTAccgaaattatattaatttaaatagaaatttcatgattttgttaaCTAGCAGCAAGACAAGACTCTAAAGTggacaaaatatattactacatacatgataaaaaaattctttacaatTCTGACTGAAAAAGAGctctaaatttttgataaaagtacCCTGTAATATCAgcttttctaaaagaaatattcaaattaatgaattatacaagatatttaaactctaacttaaaaaaaaaggttatattttggCCAGTTGGTGGTTCTCTTTCTTTGGTCTAGACTACTGGTGTAAATAATACATCAAAAGAAGACAAGACAAAACAAgcgaagaaaagaaaagaacagaagtacagatagaaacatttatatgttgatctttttttatataatgtactaTTTAATATTCTACACACaaggacatacatgtaccatgataaacaaacaccccccttttttttgtgatgagacttgtgtgtatatatatatcataaaatttattttttgtctatgtatTGCTTTGCATATAGATGGATTCA
This is a stretch of genomic DNA from Mytilus trossulus isolate FHL-02 chromosome 6, PNRI_Mtr1.1.1.hap1, whole genome shotgun sequence. It encodes these proteins:
- the LOC134723339 gene encoding histone H3 — its product is MARTKQTARKSTGGKAPRKQLATKAARKSAPATGGVKKPHRYRPGTVALREIRRYQKSTELLIRKLPFQRLVREIAQDFKTDLRFQSSAVMALQEASEAYLVGLFEDTNLCAIHAKRVTIMPKDIQLARRIRGERA
- the LOC134722514 gene encoding histone H2B-like; the protein is MLFLLDQAGTRISDHRSVLSVLSLSKQSINMPPKVGTKGAKKAVTKAKTARPGGDKKRRRKRRESYAIYIYKVLRQVHPDTGVSSKAMSIMNSFVNDIFERIAAEASRLAHYNKRSTITSREIQTAVRLLLPGELAKHAVSEGTKAVTKYTSSK
- the LOC134720532 gene encoding histone H4; translation: MSGRGKGGKGLGKGGAKRHRKVLRDNIQGITKPAIRRLARRGGVKRISGLIYEETRGVLKVFLENVIRDAVTYTEHAKRKTVTAMDVVYALKRQGRTLYGFGG
- the LOC134722515 gene encoding histone H2B-like produces the protein FDYQTSNMPPKVGTKGAKKAVTKAKTARPGGDKKRRRKRRESYAIYIYKVLRQVHPDTGVSSKAMSIMNSFVNDIFERIAAEASRLAHYNKRSTITSREIQTAVRLLLPGELAKHAVSEGTKAVTKYTSSK
- the LOC134723338 gene encoding histone H2A: MSGRGKGGKAKAKAKSRSSRAGLQFPVGRIHRLLRKGNYAERVGAGAPVYLAAVLEYLAAEVLELAGNAARDNKKSRIIPRHLQLAIRNDEELNKLLSGVTIAQGGVLPNIQAVLLPKKTQKAAK